The region TACACAGCCCAAAACTAACCACATACTAATCTAGTAATCTGTGTTTATAACTTGATAAATGAGATTGTTGTAGAAATTTAAAGAGAgcaaaatattcaaaaattagtATTTGAACGTTAACATAGAGTTCCACTTTTACACAAATTTGTGCGTGTTTTTACGAAAAATTGACTGAAAATTTAATTTTAAGATTTCATACATTCACGATTTGCATTTATAATtagaaaaaagaagaaaatgaCCAAAATGCCTTATATTGATTTTGAATGGTCCAAATACAGCTGGTCAGGAATGTGGCTCTAAATACCCCGTTAAAACATTATTGCATGTGCTGAATCATATGTTAAGAGAGTTTCACGTTATTGATGGTTGTAAATAATTTGAGTCATGTTAAGTGTAGTTTAATTTCCTATTACGTCCCCAtctaaataaaattatgaaagtGGGTATAAATTGTTATACCGTATAGTTAAATGTTAAGTATTGAACTTATTGACTggttgataagtggattttatatctacttggaacgcttcattacaggcttaaTTTGGTGTTTTGGCCTCAAGTTATTGGTatgtttgatgtgtttttgtgttattgcattgtAGGGCACTAGTTGGAGGAGGAAAGGGCTTTACAAGGATTTTATGTTGATAAGAGATCATAGTTTGAAGTCTAGGacattttcaagttgtagagaatctcttTAGCTTCGCGTgagcagttgaatcgcctaattctgacgagcagaactcaagcTACGGCTAAAAGAAGAATTGTAAGAAAATCACCAGAATGTCGGCGCATCGTGCCAGAACCGGCGCGCCCGCGCGGCCCTTTTTGCCCCAAAATCCtgttttgagtggaatttgatgattTAAGAGTCCAAatccactaggggcttatatatagtgataaaagacgtttttaacaacaaggagccAAAGGAGAGCAGTAAtaagacctagagagcacaagacggctacgAAGAAGAAGATTTTtatattcttcaatatagttgatactttgatgcttattttttattttttttgaaccttggtactcttatattgtttattatcatgttttcattggaacccagggtgacgatgagtttgattatgaactaatcgttgtcatggggttctaacagatttatctatggattttaatagttaattgttgagtaattggcagtttgtaacccacttttattttcatttttgtgATTTGGGTCTATATTATTTTCTCTGTCAACATGCACCCCATAAAAATTAATTTCACTTCTATTTGCACCCCAATGACGACTTTCCATCCAAGATAACCGTTAACGTTAACGGAAGCGAGGGCATTTCagtaaattactaattaaaacaaaataaaagaaGAGTAATTTGCACTTTGTAACCCATTTCTTTGGGAGTTTTTTTTCAATTCGGGTCTATATTATGTTTCCTTGCAAGTTGCACCCTTAACTTTGAATTTCGCTTTGTTTTACATCCCTGGATTGTTTTTAACTTTTATATTAGGGGTAAAATCAGAAATTTCTGGTCTCCAAGAACAAATCACCGAATCCTTCGATTTCCCAATCCAGACGTacaaataaatacatgaatccattgcaaataacaagcaaaagctatctgtaatatcaaattttatgaaaaatgcccagaaatcaaacccccaattcgaaataagaataatattatcgagtttaatttttattttagcGGATATGAATCGGCATATTAAAGATTCGATCCAGGATTTGACCCGATAAAAAAATCTAATTATAAATGGAGCGAATATTTAATAGGTCGATCCATATTCgctaaaataaaaaattaaactcaattCTAGGATTCTTATTTCGAACTGGGGGTTTGATTTTCGGGTATTTTCATGAAATTTGATATTACAAATAACTTTTGCTTGTTATTTGCAAATGGGGATGAACATTCGATTGGTTCGGTCCAAAACtggaccgaaccgaatagaccgaaaaactGAATTGTCATTTTTTTCTTGGACCGAACTGGACCAAAATTTTATTATGGACCGGACCTGACCGAACCCAAATAATTGGATTCGGTCCAATTTTAGACCAAACAGACGGAAttttaaaaaagaaaagaaaattgtattaaaaatttcaaacaaaaaattatgaaatctaaaatataattaaagtaaggtgatatgtagagttctaagAGTGTACgagtataattataaattaaaaactatgattataatttttaagatatatgtaaatatataatataaaattatagtatttatgatttggtctattcggCCAATTCtgtccggaccgaaatatttttttaaataatcggACCAAACCAAATTTTATTTCGGTATATTTGGTCCGGACAGAATAGAACGAATTCCTGAAAAATCAAGACTAAACTGCATTAGTACGGTTCGGTTcagtttttcggtttcggttcgatTTGCTCAGCCCTATTTACAATCGATTCGTGTATTTATTTATTGGTTTGGATTGGGAAATCTAAGGATCCTACGATTTATTATTGGAAACTAGAAATTTTTGATTTTACCCCTGATATAAAAGTTAAAAATGGTCCAGTGGTGCAAAACAAAGCGAAATTCAAAGTTAAAGGTGCAACTTGCAAGGAAACATAATACAGACCCGAATTGAAAAAATGCCTAAAGAAATGGGTTACAAAGTGCAAAATACtcttattttcttttgttttaattagtaatttactGAAATGCCCCCGATTCCGTTAAAGTTAACGGTCAACTTGGATGGAAATTCATCAATGGGGTGCAAATAGAAGCGAAATTAATTTTAATGGGGTGTAAGTTGACAGAGAAATTAATGTAGACCCAAATCGCAAAACTGAAAATAAAAGTGGGTTACAAACTGCCAATTACTCTTAATTGTTTTAAATCCtttgtgtgtggtgatttatgatttcctagtttggttgtgctttttcttctttgattcgTAGCTAACATCTATGACTGTTTGTTAATATCTactgaagcgaaagtgaatatagaggtttagaacttgccatgctagcataggtttatgtatgaattgccatgcataattcgtgggtaattttaaccatcttattcaccctatgtaatcacgatagataacttgctcttaaaccattatgttttttatctttatagacatatagggactaagcataattggtgtctattcaacttttatcttaattatggatgtttgatagtagggtatacgtataacGAAAGTTAGTATATACTAGTTTTGTATTTTCTGATTAtttgtcatcaccatcacatgctagggttaaagacataactttgaatgaagtatttaatgaagttagaatccaaTGTGTATtcttatataagtaattcaatcttaattctcttagttaatgttatttagtataatctcttagtaaATTTAAAACTCAtattgttatttgtcttagcatcgAACGATAACcttacattgttgcataggtgcataatctgaacttaacctaaaccagtccctgtgggaacgaacttgccttatatcttatactacttatgATCGTGTAAgcttgcgtgtattttcgcgTTTGAATTGCAGCGAACAAGTTTTTGATGCCGTTGCCGGGGATATCGatgttaaatttagtttatatgcttgacatcagtggtcgttaaagttcactgactcggatattttacttactaGTTACTTTGTTTGTGTgtcaggtactctagagagctTGTATGCGAACGCGTTCTCAATCTCGTAAGGAAACACTGGACGAAGTTgaagtagttgaagaagtttttaaagaagttgagaaagttgaagaagaagttgTTATTGTAATGGGAAAACCAGCAGCGAATccgaaagctttgatggattattctcaaccaaagatcaatgacattcagtctagcattttCAAACCATCCATTgcggctaatacttttgaaatcaagtctagcacgattcaaatggtgcagaattcagtacagtttgggggttctcaaacggaagatcccaatatgcacattagagatttcatcgagatccgCGACACGTTCAAGTTCAAtaatgtttctgaagatgttgtgaagctgaggcttttcccattctctctgagggataaagctaagtgctggttgcattctctaccaccaggttctatcactacttgggaggatctttctcataagtttcttactaaattcttccataTGGAGAAAACAGCtgtaatcaggaatgctcttactcaatttgcacagcaatcgggagaatctttatgtgaagcttgagagcgctataaggagatgcttaggaagtatcttcatcatggaatgcctaattggatgatcatcaattacttctataacggtttgggagcacagtcaagacccatgctcgatgcagcatcaggtggagccttatgggctaagagctatgatgaagcttatgagctaattgaattgatggctgctaatgaatatcagaacccaactcagagactacctcaaggcaaggtagtAGGAGGTGGATGCAGCTACGACTATAGTTGCTTAGCTAAAGGCCTTAACGATGAAAGTGGATTCTTCGACTAATTATGGAGTTAttcagatcactagtgtctatgagctttgtgcaggtgcgcatgagacggagcattgtgctatatctagtgagtCAGCTCAGTTTATGACCAACTTTCCGAGGTTGCAGTaaccagttcctgccacttatcatcctaacaaccgcaatcatcctaacttcagctggagcaacaaccAGAATGCAgtacaacagccttatcagcagtttggagcaaagcaattcaaccctcctaGTTTTCAACAACAGTATGCACCAAGATAACAAATCCAACTTCAATAGCAACTGCATGGAAGCGCAGGTCAATctgctaatgaaaaatctgaattggaggagttaaagcttatgtgcaaaagccatgcgatttctatcaagactctggagaatcaaatagggCAAATTCCCAATGTTTTGTTGAACCATCAACCGGAAACTCTTCCTAGTGATATAGAAgctaatccaggcaagagggaagtcaaGGAGCATTTGAAGGCTAACACATCGAGGTTTGGAAAGGTCACGAACCCCCAAACTCAGCAAGATGAAGATTCTGTTCAGAATGCAGGTGCATCTGCACCTTTGCCAATTCCTGAAAATGAGATTGTAGCTGAAAAAGTTGTGCATAAGGATACCGAGGTGGAACCGAAGAAGGAAGCTGTTGGAAGcaatcctcctgagggtaatataggggataAACAGGTCTACCCACCTCCGCCATATCTTAGAAGACTTTAAAAGTAGAAGTTTGATAAGCAATTTGCTATgtttttggaggttttcaagaagttgcacattaacataccttttgccGAAGCTCTAGAACAGATGTTGAGCTAcgctaagttcatgaagggtattctatctcggaagctaaaacttgaggagGTGGAAACTGTTGCCCTAACAGAAGAGTACAGTGTTGTACTGCAACAGAAAATACCTtctaagcttaaagatccagaaagcttcacgataccttgcaccattggcaatttgtcgtttgacaagtgtttgtgtgacttgggagctagcatcaatctgatgcccttgtccaTTTTCAAGAAACTTGGACTACCTGATCTTAGCTGATCGCTCCATCACTTTTCTGTGAGGAATAGTGGAGGAtatcttggttaaggtggataagctcatcttctCTGCTGATTTCATCATTGtagactttgaggaggataagaagattcccattatcttgggaagatcATTCTTAACTACAGGCCGAATTCTAATTGATGTACAAAAAGGTGAACTAACCATGAGAGTTCAGGGTCAGGATGTCACGTTCAATGTCTTCAATGTAATGATATTCCCTACTGatgaagaggagtgctttaaagtggagttggtcgactCCGTAGTGACTTTGGAGCTTGATCACTTGCTAAGGTCTAACGCCTTAGAAAGAGCCTTAACGGGGGAttttgatagtgaagatgaagtaGGGAAAGAGTaaatgcagtatttgaatgcattcccatggaagaggaagttggactTGCCGTTGGAGTCTCTTGGATTCGAAGAGCTGAAAAATTATCCAAACcatctcaagccatctattgaagaggctcctacacttgagctcaaaccactaccggatcacttgaggtatgcatttttaggcgATGTgtctactttgcctgttattattgcatctgacctttcaggaagtgatgaagataagctcttgagaattctgagagagtttaaatcaacaattggatggactatagtagatatcaagggaatcagaccttcttattgcatgcataaatttctgcttgaggaaggaagcaagccaactgttgagcaacaaagaaggctaaatcatatcatgaaggaggttgtgaagaaagaaattcttaaatggctagatgcaggaatcatctATCCTATCTCTAACAGTTTGTGGGTGAGCCAGGTgcagtgtgtgcctaagaaaggaggcatcaTAGTTGTAGCTAAtaagaagaatgagctcatccctacttgGACAGTAACAggatggagagtttgcatggattatcaAATGTTAAATAAAGCcacaaggaaagatcacttcccgcTTCCATTCATTGgtcagatgcttgacaggttggatggtcatgagtactattatcttctggatgaatattcgggatataatcagatttgcattgctccagaagatcaagaaaagactacgTTTACTTGTCCATTTCTCTTTTGCTTTTCGTCGAGTCTCTTTCGGACTTTGTGGTGCACTTGCTACTTTTCAAAGATGCACCATGGCCATTTTCTCAAATATGATTGGCactaatgtggaggtgttcatggatgacttttcCGTGTTCGGGACttcttatgatgaatgcttgTACAGTCTTGGGTTGGTGCTGAAaagatgtgttgagaccaatctggtgctcaattgggaaaaatgtcacttcatggtgcaacagggtatcattcttgggcacaaggtatctagcaaaggtcttgaggtggataaggccaaggtagGGGTCATTGAAAATTTCCCCCCGCCAATCTCAGTTAACGGagtccgcagttttcttggtcatgcgggtttttgTCAGCAATTCATCAAAGATTTCTCCAAAATCTATAAGCCTTTATGTAATCTGTTAGAGAAGGATGTTCCCTTCAAATTCGATGAAGAATGTCTAGCTACTTTTGAAAGCTTGAAAAAGAGTTTGACTACAGCACCTGTGATTACTGCACTTGATTGGAATGAGCCCTTCAaaatgatgtgtgatgctagtgactatgcagttggagcagtacTTGGCCAGAGGAAGCAGAACATTTtccatgtggtttactatgctagtaagacccttaatggtactcaactgaattacactactacagaGAAGGAGTTGCTGGaaattgtctatggttttgagaaatttcaatcttattttcttgggacaaaggtgacagtttacactgatcatgctgctattcgatatctggtatcgaagaaagattcaaaacctcGCTTGATTCGATGGATTCTTTTACTTTAGGAATTCGAGCTGGaaatcaaggacagaaagggtaTAGAAAATCATGTAGCAGATCATCTATCATGTTGGGAAGATCAAGGCAAGGCTTCACTGGACAAGACATTGATCAATGATTTTTTTCTCGATGAGCAActttttggggtgcaagaagaagaaccatggtttgcgGATCTTGTGAACTATCTTGTAAGTAATGTTATTCCCCCGGAACTCTCTTATgctcaaagaaagaagtttctacatgaggtgaagtggtatcgaTGGGATGAGCCGTTCTTGTTTAGATAGGGAGCTGACCATATTATCCGGCGATGTATTCCGTATAGTCAGACGGAGGGAATCTTGCGCAACTGTCATTCTACTGtgtatggtggacattatggtagAGAGAAGACATCTGCTCGTATCCTTCAcgcaggattcttctggcctactttgtttaaggatgctcatcagttcatttcgAGATGTGATCACTGCCAATGAGTTGGTAATATATCCAAGAGAGAcaagatgcctcttaatgtgatGCTAGAAGTTGAGattttcgatgtttggggaatcgacttcatggggccatttgtctcgtcctgcaacaATCGGTATATtctgttggcggttgattatatGTCCAAATGGGTCGAGGTGAAAGATTTACCAACTAATGATGCTAAGGTGGTGATTAACTtccttcataagcagatattcaccCGTTTCGGCACTCCAAGAGTTATAATCAGtaacgagggatcgcatttctacaatcgcaagttcactgcatTGATGGAAAAGTATCACGTGAATCATCGTATAgccacagcctaccatcctcaaactaatgggcaagctgaagtgtctaatcaGAAGATTAAACATATCTTGGAGAATGTGGTGAGTCCATCAAGAAAATATTGGTAtttgaagctagatgaagctgtttgggcatatagaacaacatTCAAGACTCCTCTTGGTATGTCTTCTTTTCAGTTGGTGTATGGGAAGGCGTGTCATTTTCCTGCGGAGttagagcataaagcatattTGGCTTTGAAGAAGCTAAATCTTGACATGGAAGCTGCTGGagagaaaagaatgcttcaactAAATGAGCTCGAGGAGTTTCGACTACATGCTTATGAGAATAACAAAGTGTAGAAAGAGAAAGTCAAGAGATGGCATGATAGGAGATTAGTGCGCAAGTCTTTTGTGCCCGGTCATAAAGTTCAATTGTACAACCCACGTCTCTGACTTTTTCCGGGAAAGCttaagtcgaggtggtcagggccattcacggtcaaaactgtgtttccatatggagcTGTGAAGATTTTTGATACGCATCCAGATCAAGCGTTCAAGGAGAATGGGtagagattgaagcattactatggagataCGGCGAACCGCGAGGTGGTGAGCGTCGTTCTATCAACAACTTGATTCGAAGATTCACGTCAAGCTAGCGATGTAAACCAAGCGCTTcatgggaggcaacccatgttTCTTATATAGTAGGTTTGtcaagaaaaagaaaaaaaatctgattttccaggagcacggcgcgcccgcgccagaagcggggcggccgcgcgcGGTTGGCAGAAACATGGCGCGCCCGCGCGGAGATGCGGGGCGGCCGAGTGGCAGGTCTagggaaaagaaaaaaaatagaaaaaacaTAACAAAAACAACCTCAACCCATTTTTCACCCTTTTTCTACCATAATCCAACCCTAATTCTTATTCTTAAATAATCCTACCCCCATCCCATCTCTATTCTATATATACATCTCTATCACATCTATTCTAATTCCAAAACCCTAGCTTCTCCTATACACTACATACACACAAAATCTCTATTACTCTTGCAATGGCACCCAAAATATCGAGAGTCATGGTTAGTAGAAGCTCTAGTGATTGAAGTGCTGGTGGAGCGGAAAACAGATTTTCTTCTACGGATGCTCAGGTTGAGTTTACGAGATTGTTGTCCAAATCAATTGCGAAGGAGAGGGGTTTCTTACCCATAGCGATGGATATAAAGCTCTTGGAGATGATTACTGGGATGGGTTGGCATACTTTCTGTGAGGTTCCTGCTGCTGTCCCGCTGAGCATTGTTCGGGAGTTTTATGCGAATGCAAGGGCGGATAAGAATCGATTTTTTGTGGTATATGGTTTGACGATGGATTACACACCGACGACTATTCGTAGAGTTATCAATCAACCCACGAGAAAGCCAACACAAAAGGAATGGGTAAACAAGTCAAGGGAGGATTTT is a window of Apium graveolens cultivar Ventura chromosome 11, ASM990537v1, whole genome shotgun sequence DNA encoding:
- the LOC141696173 gene encoding uncharacterized protein LOC141696173, producing the protein MAIFSNMIGTNVEVFMDDFSVFGTSYDECLYSLGLVLKRCVETNLQFIKDFSKIYKPLCNLLEKDVPFKFDEECLATFESLKKSLTTAPVITALDWNEPFKMMCDASDYAVGAVLGQRKQNIFHVEFELEIKDRKGIENHVADHLSCWEDQGKASLDKTLINDFFLDEQLFGVQEEEPWFADLVNYLVSNVIPPELSYAQRKKFLHEVKWYRWDEPFLFR